In Fragaria vesca subsp. vesca linkage group LG1, FraVesHawaii_1.0, whole genome shotgun sequence, the sequence TCAATGCTCTCTGAGATGGCATTTAACATCATAATGACAATGGTGGCCGGGAAGAGGTATTATGGAGATGGTGTGTCGGACAATGAAGAGGCCAAAGAGTTCAGAGATATCCTGAGCAAGATTTTCTTGTATGCTGGTGCAACAAACCCCTCAGACTTTATGCCTATTTTGAAATGGTTTGGGGGTGGTGGGTTTGAGAAGAAGTTGATGGAGTTGGGTAAGAGGAATGATGCATTCTTGCAAGGTTTGATTGATGAGCAGAACCTGAGTAAAACTACATCAGATCAGAGTAAAGCGAGTACCATGATCCACCATTTACTTTCTCTTCAAGAATCAGAGCCCAAATACTACACCGATGAAATTATCAAAGGGCATATACTGGTTAGTACAATCATTCAATCTCTGCATCAAGCTACATGGATAAAGGAGCAGTTCTGCTCTGTTGGCATTTTCACCAAAACAAGAAATCATGCATTCTCCAAAACCACTCTTATTTGCCCCTATCTTTTGCAAGGTCTTTCTTTCTGCAGAACCTTCACCTTGCTTTACATGTGACTAAAATAAACAAAAATTTCCATTCCAGCTTCGTGATAACTATACGCATAAGCTTTCATAGTATCTTATCTACAAATGAATAAAATATGGCTATGCTTTATATTACAATCTAATTTCCACAATCATTTTCAGGTCATGCTTATGGCGGGTACTGATTCATCATCCCTGACAATAGAATGGGCTATGTCCAATCTGCTCAACCATCCTGAGGTGCTAAAAAGGGCTAGAGCTGAACTGGATGCTGAATTTGGACAAGAACACTTAATAGACGAACCCTATATCTTCAAACTACCTTACCTACAAAGTATCATCTCAGAGACTCTCCGCTTGTACCCTACTGCTCCACTACTAATGCCCCATTATTCATCCGATGACTGCACCATCGGAGGATTCGATGTGCCACGCGACACAATGGTAATGATCAACGCTTGGGCCATACATAGAGATCCTAAGTTGTGGGATGATCCTGAAAGCTTCAAGCCTGAAAGATTTGCAAATGGTGGAGAAGAGCCATACAAGCTCATGCCATTTGGACAAGGAAGAAGGGCTTGCCCTGGTATAGCCTTGGCTCAACGTGTGGTTGGCTTGGGTTTGGGATCAATGATCCAATGTTTTGAGTGGGAAAGAGTTGGTGATATGAAGGTTGATATGAGTGAAGGTGAAGGACTCACAATGCCTAAAGCTGTGCCATTGGAAGCTATGTGTAAAGCACGCCCACTTGTAGACAAGGTTCTCTTCTAGATTATTAAAAACAAAAAAAACAAAGACCAGAAAATTCTCTAGTGTAAAACAGATACTCATACTTGTGTCTATCAAGTTGTGTATCCAATTGAAAATAATGTGTATTGTACTACAAGGGAGCACATTCATCAATCATTTATATCTGTGTCAAGCAGTGCCAAGAAATAAGAACAGCCTAGTGAGTTCTGTGATAACTGCTTCAAGATATTGCCATGACAACTTCTCTTTAGTTATTATGATCTCTTTAATCCCAATAACACTGAAAATAAGAATCTAAAGTTCGAAACCTACACGGTACACCTATACCCCCTTCTATCTCCACCCTTATAAACCTAGTTCCATTCTGACCAATTCAGTTCAATCTAATCAAATCCAGAACCAAACTAGACATTCATAACGGCAGAGTATATTAACAGGATTGTGAAAATTACCGTGTTTGTCAATGGAATACAATTCCTAGCAGAACTAGAACGTAGTGTACATGTTTCAGGATCATAATGAGAGATAAATAAGGTAAAAGTATATTGATATGGATGTGATCAGTACCGAGTGATGCGTTTTCTTTGCTGGTGGAATTCACTTCCTTGCAGCTCCATCGACTCAGAATGAGAGTATTAGCCTGTGATACTGTAATAGTTTCACCAAGTGACCAAAGAAATTGGGCAAGGAAATTGGTTGCATAACCTGAAAGAGAAATTCAACAATAGTACAGTACGATTGAAAATTAATCAACTGCGGGACTGAAAAAACTAGACCTTGAAGCTTGGGGATCACTGCTGATCATGAATCTGTCTCCTTTATCGTCTTTTTTCTGCCTTTTTATCAAACAAAACGTTAACACTAGAAATCATAAAAGGGTTGCAGTTCTAGTGTGAGAACAAAGGTGAGTGTGTAATCTAACAAGTTGGAAAGAAGAAATTCTCAGTATTCAACTGATTCTCATTTTGGCCCCAAGAGGCACTGCAACTTTGTTCTAGTCAACTGGAAGCCTAGGTTTCTTCTTCTATTGGTAATGGGGACTTGGGGACCATGCAAATGCCTACCTTTCCCTTGGAAATCTAAGCTACAACGGCGGTTGGAGTAGTCTTCCCCTACCTCTAAGTGCCAGTTTCACACATAGTTGCCGGGTTATTGTGTTTTCATTTACATCAAAGACTCATCTAAATCAAGAATAATTGTACATATCAGAACTTAAAAATAAACAAAATTGATTTCAGTACAATCACTTTATAATGAAATAGAAAGTAATGTGATCATGGAAAAGACAGAGCTAGCTGTAAGTCCTAAACATGAACATTCCACTATATGTTCATCTCTTGACTTTGGCAGCAGCTTTATCTTTATGGATGGCCCTAATAGATGCATCCCCCATCTTCTTCATCTTACCGATTCTTACCCACCATGTAGCTCTTATTGGAATATGTTTTGAAATTCATCTTTACAAGTTGTGCTAAACAACAAATTGTCTTTAATTTTGTTGTTTGAATATTTGATCTATTTTTCATTCCGCAGCCTTATAAATAAAATCCTGGGTCAAGGACTGTAGATAACGTACACAAATGAATAACACATTTTCATCTTGCCAACCAATAAGTTCTGCATGTTATCAACCAAGAAAGGAACCCATGGATGGCCTCTTCATCTCCATATCTCTGTTCCTCATCTTCATCCTCTTGATCACCATCAAGTTCCTATTTCGAAGTAAACATGCACAACACCTCCCACCAAGCCCTCCAACTTTACCAATTATAGGCCATCTCCATCTCCTAACCCACTTACCCCATCGAACCTTCCATCAGCTCTCACAGAAATATGGCCCTGTTGTTTCCCTCTGGTTTGGCTCACGTCCTGTGGTTGGACAATGAAGAGGCCAAACAGTTCAGAGATATCATGAGCAAGAGTTTCTCGTATGCTGGCGCAACAAACCCCTCAGACTTTGTGCCTATTTTGAAATGGTTTGGGGGTGGTAGGTTTGAGAAGAAGGTGATGGACTTGGGTAAGAGGATGGATGCATTCTTGCAAGGTTTGATTGATGAGCAGAATCTGAGTAAAACTACATCAGATCAGAGTAAAGCAAGCACGATTATCCACCATTTACTATCTCGGCAAGAATCAGAACCTGAATACTATACTGACCAAATTATCAAGGGGCATATACTGGTTAGTACAATTATTGAATCTCTGCATCCCCTACATGGATATACAGGAGCAGTTTTGCTGGCATTTCCAAAATTGGAAATCATGCCTTCTCCAATACCACCCTCAGTCCCTCACTTGCCAAGTTACCGAACCATCAAAACGAACAACTTACCTTTTGTGAAGTTCTTTTTTTCTGCATAACCTTCCTGATACTAACTAAAATAAATAAATCAATTCCAGCTTCTTGATAGTGTATATAATTGAGTGTGTGTGTCTATATATATATAAGCTTTCATGGTAACTTATTTACAAATAAATAAATATGGCTATGGTTTATATTACAATCTAATTTCCACAATCATTTTCAGGTCATGCTTATGGCGGGTACTGATTCATCATCCCTGACAATAGAATGGGCCATGTCCAATCTGCTCAACCATCCTGAGGTGCTAAAAAGGGCTAGAGCTGAACTGGATGCTGAATTGGGACAAGAACGCTTAATAGACGAACCAGATATCTTCAAACTACCTTACCTACAAAGTATCTCTGAGACTCTCCGCTTGTACCCTACAGCCCCACTACTAGTACCACATTATTCATCTAATGACTGCACCATAGGAGGATTCAATGTGCAGCGTGACACAATGGTAATGATCAATGCTTGGGCCATACATAGAGATCCTATGTTGTGGGACGATCCCGAAAGCTTCAAGCCTGAAAGGTTTGCAAATGGTGGAGAAGAGCCATACAAGCTCATGCCATTTGGACAAGGAAGAAGGCTTTGCCCTGGTATGGGCTTGGCGCAACGTGTGGTTGGCTTAACTCTGGGATCATTGATTCAATGTTTCGAGTGGGAAAGAGTTGGTGATATAAAGGTTGATATGAGTGAAGGTAAAGGACTCACAATGCCTAAAGCTGTGCCACTGGAGGCTATGTGCAAAGCACGCCCAATCTTAAGCAAGGTCTCCTAGATTAAAATCCAGGACATAATGAGGGTATTGTAATTTCAAATATAGATTTCAATACTAATCTTGAATATTCAATTCAAATAAAATGTGCTTTTGTATAATCAGAGAGCATCTTGAACAAACATTTCTATCCTTGTATTCTGATCTTAACATACTTCTATGTCAATCTGATTTGTTCAAGCACAATTACAATCATAATAAGAACCTAAACCTGAACCTAATCCCACTCTTCTCTCTCCACCCATATAATCTCTTCAATTCAATCCACTAGAATGCAATTTACAGTTTTACACATTTGCGAAAAAATTACTGAAAGAGAAAACCAGGCAAAACTGCAAAAGAAAGTTAATATGAATGTGATCAGTACCGTTGGAGATTCACTTGCTTTTAGTATTGGGCATCCGCAAATGGTAGCTTCCTCGATTAAGAGTATTAGCCTGTGAAATTTTCCCAAGTGATCAGAGAGAATTGAAGTTTTACAGTTACAGATTCTGAAAGAGTTTGAGACATACTGCAAGAACGAAACTGTATAGCTCAGGGGTTAGTGCTGATACATACCAAAAGCCATCAAATTTTACAGTTATTACAAGTCTACCATTCTGTCCAAGCTCCCTCTTCTGCTTCTTAACTAAAGCCCAGAATACTTTGGGTAAAAGAAAAGCCCATTTTCATGGAGAAGAGAGAAGACCTAGTTGTTAAGCAAAATTAATGTAGAAATGGCATTGGTTAGTTCTAAAGAATCGGACAGGTGGAATCTTTTCCCTTTTGAGGAGGAAGATGATGTAACCCAGAAATGGGTTACCGCCATTCAAACACTGCTTTCATTATTCAGGTATGCTCTTAATCAAAGTTTTGATTTTTATATTTTGTAATGATCAAGTTTTTGATTATAAAAACTGGGTCAAGTCACGAGCATTTTTAGTTCCTTTTTTTATTATGCATAATTGAATATGAAGTCAACTTCAGTGATATCTATTGGTGTTTCTTTTGTTTTCTGGGACCATTGATGTTACTGCTATAGTAGTGCTATTCTCATCCAAATGCCAAAAGACAAAAGTCTAGTCGTCTCAGAAAAAAAAATGAAAACTGACTAAAATTTCTGATACTTGGCCAATTATATGTGATATGGTTGGACAAGAAACAACTCCAAACACCCAAAATATCCTGTATTTTATCTGCCCAGCGTATGATGTATTAGACTATTAGGGATATATGTATCAGTTTACCTCTCTTGCTTGGAATTTTGTAATACCAAATTTCTCTGGTTGATATTTCAGCTTTCTAAGCTAGCAGACTTTTCCTGTTCAAAGTCTTTGTATTGCATATTGGAGATTCTGAGTTCTTTCAACTCCAGATCTCTGCTAAGCCATAATCAACTAAGTCCATCATTTTCTATGGAATTTTTTCAAAAGTGCAGAATCCATGTCCATATTCTGCTTCTTTTTCTCCTCCTCTTCTCAAACCTTCACTCTCTCTCTTTTGCTGATAATTACTACATCAATTGTGGCTCAGATGCTAATGTGAGCCTCACTACTGGCCAGAATTTTGTTGCAGAATCAAAGTCTGGTTCCTCTTTCTCCAAAAGCAACGCCATCGCAGACACGAACCAGTTGTCAGCTTCACTATCAGCTCTCTACCAGACAGCAAGAGCTTCCAGTGATCCTTTCTACTATGAGTTCAAGGTCACTGTTGGTACTTATCTGGTACGCCTGCATTTCTTAGCCTTTTTTTCCACCTCAAGTAATCTCTCGGCAGCTGTTTTTGATGTTCTGGATTCTACAAAATTCACACTGTTGAACAATTTCAGTGCCAAAAGTAGTACTAGTTCTCCTTTGATAAAGGAGTTCTTTCTAAGAATTGATAGTACCGAGTCATTTAGACTGTATTTTACACCCAGGGCATCATCTTTGGCTTTTGTCAATGCTATTGAATTCTTCGCCGTCCCTCCAGATTTCACCAACTTCATCCCTGAGAATTTCACCAGTAATAATAGCCCTTTACAGACAATTTACAGAGTGAATGTTGGGGGCCCTTCAAACAATGATACATTGTGGAGAAGCTGGGAAACAGATGACACTTACCTGCTCGATCCAAACTCTGCTAAGGAAACCAGCAAAGGTATACTTAGTAGAAATAATGTGGGAAAATTTGATGGTTTCGTTTTCTCTAATGTGTCTGTTGCGCCAGATTGGGTTTACCTGACTGCTAAAGCGATGAATATTAATGCTAGCAGGCCAGCGAATTCCTCCAACATAACCTGGTCTTTAAGAGTGAGAGCGAATGCTAGGCACATTGTCCGGGCTCATTTCTGTGACATTGTTGGTTCGGCGCCTGGTAACGTTATATTTAACTTGTATTCAAATGGCAACATCCGCAAAGAGGTTGGCAGGGCTCCTCTGTCGTCTGTTCCTTTCTACTATGACTTTGTGGTGAATTCTAGTGCGTCTGAACTCATTAACATCAGCATAAGACCTAGGAATGATTCTGCAGAACCAAATGCATTTCTAAATGGGCTAGAAATATTGGAGATAATGGAGGGAAAAGGTTCAATTCCTCATGTGGAAGTGCCCAAGAAGAATATTGTGGCTGTGGTGGTTGGCTCAGTTCTTGGGGGCCTGTCACTCATCTGCATTTTAGTAGCTGGATTTGTGTTCCGTTTGAGACAAAGAAAGGCAGAGAAGCAAGTTGAAACTTCAGACTGGTCACCAATGCCTGCAAATGGCGGGAGTTCCTACAGCAAAGTGACTGAAAGAACCATCACTGGTTCACCTATGAATCTGATGAATCTTGGGTTGAAGATATCTTTTGCCGAAATTCAGTCGGCAACTCACAACTTTGACACCAAATTTCTGATAGGTAAGGGTGGCTTCGGGAATGTATATAAAGGGACTCTCTTTAATGGCACCAAGGTAGCTGTAAAGCGTGCTTATAAGCGAGATGAGCAAGGTTCAGGATCCGGCCAAGGCCTTCCAGAATTCCAAACAGAGATTATGGTATTGTCCAAGATCCGCCACCGCCATCTTGTGTCCTTAATTGGGTACTGTGATGAAAGGTGTGAGATGATACTAGTCTATGAGTTCATGGAAAAGGGGACCTTGAGAGACCATTTGTATGAATCGAACTTCCCTCGCTTGACGTGGAAGCAAAGACTTGAAATTTGTACTGGAGCAGCAAGGGGTCTTCATTATCTCCACACAGGTGCAGCTGGGGGAATCATTCACCGTGATGTCAAGTCCACCAACATATTGCTTGATGAAAACCATGTTGCCAAAGTTGCTGACTTTGGCCTTTCGAAATCTGGCCCTCTTGATGAGACGCATGTCAGCACAAATGTCAAAGGCACTTTTGGTTACCTAGATCCTGAGTATATGATGTCTGAACAGTTGACAGAAAAATCTGATGTGTACTCATTTGGTGTAGTTCTTCTTGAGGTGTTATGTGGAAGACCTGCTATTGATCCAACACTTCCAAGAGAGCAAATGAACTTAGCTGACTGGGGAATGCTTTGCAAGAAAAAGGGGTTGCTTGAACAGATTGTTGATTCTCCATTGAAAAGTCAGATTGATCCCAGCTCACTGAGAAAGTTTGGTGAGACGGCTGAGAAGTGTTTGCAAGAAGATGCTTCTGATAGGCCAACAATGGCCGATGTGCTGTGGGATTTGGAGTATGCATTACAGCTTCAGCAAACAACGAAGCTGAAAGAGGCTTATGAGGACAGCACAACCATTGATGCTTCATCAGCTGCATTCGGTTTGCCAATTGTTCAGCGTTTTCCTTCACTTGGTTCGACCATAAATGGAGATGATATGAGGGACAACGAATTGGACACGACAGAAAATGAAATTTTCTCCCAATTGAAAATTGGTGATGCCAGATAGATTTAAGGTTCGTCAGCTTACATTAATTTTGTTTTTGTTTCTTTAGCCTGTCAAGTAATTTTGGTGATGTGCCTTGTTACTTTATCTGTATGTTTGTTTTATTAGCGTCTCTAAGATGTTATATATGATAATCTCAATTCTGCGTAAATAGAAGCTGGATATGATTTGATTTCATCTTCACTGTTTTCCTGAGGCTACTTCAACTGCCCTCATACTTCCGTAGCCTAAATTCTAGGCAAGTTAGCCTTTTCTATCCTTTCTCTGGCATCCAGTAATGTGGTCTCCTGACTCAAACAAGTAGTTTCAAAATGTAGAGCCTGGGACAAGGATTTAACTTGGACAATGAGATCAGGGTACAGAAGAATTCAGATTATAGAAAACCAGGATTATGGCAATTAAGAATTGCTTAATCCGCAAACCCCCTTAGATGGAGTGCCTAGAATTTTCTGAAAATCTCATATTTGACAGAATGAAAAACCTATAATAGGTTTTGAACTTGGTTTGGTTAAGTCAGGAAGTACCAGAAGAATGTCTTTGCGAGTATACTCCTTATAAAGAAAGGCATATTTATCAGAGAACAATCTCGTCAACACACTTTGGATCAGTTGCGCTTATTTATCAATGTAGACGGTGGAAAATGCTAGATTGAAAATTATGTGTTCTCCTAAACCAAGTGTGGTTGGTTTGATTTTCGAATCATTGATTCAAATCTTTCAATGTTAGGAGACTTATAAAGTCAATGAGGTGGAAGTTGATACGAGTCCATGACCAAGGGTAAAGAACTCAGCATGCCTAAAGCTGTTCCATTAAAGCATATCCAACTGTGATCAATGTTCTCGCTTGAATGAAAAGGCAGATTATTATTAGTTACTGTCATTCAAAACAGACGTCATACTTCCCTGTATTAAGAATGCTGATAAATTCAAGTGAAAAGATGTGAGTATCGCAGAGCACAGTAATTGCTTGTTTCTATTTTGTTTTATGGAACAAGGTATAATGTTGTATTGGAGAGATCATCAGTTCTTAAGTGTGTAGGTGAAGGTAAAGCAAAGGGATTTTGATACAATGCCTCAGAGTTGTTCCTACTTTTTAAGCTATGGCACAAAGGTTAATTATCAGCTTAAGCAAAACGTTGGCATTTCTTAGTCCTAAGCATTTGACGGCAATAGCTCTTCCTTTCGAGGAAGATCCT encodes:
- the LOC101306382 gene encoding cytochrome P450 81D1-like, which codes for MALLFPSGLAHVLWLDNEEAKQFRDIMSKSFSYAGATNPSDFVPILKWFGGGRFEKKVMDLGKRMDAFLQGLIDEQNLSKTTSDQSKASTIIHHLLSRQESEPEYYTDQIIKGHILVMLMAGTDSSSLTIEWAMSNLLNHPEVLKRARAELDAELGQERLIDEPDIFKLPYLQSISETLRLYPTAPLLVPHYSSNDCTIGGFNVQRDTMVMINAWAIHRDPMLWDDPESFKPERFANGGEEPYKLMPFGQGRRLCPGMGLAQRVVGLTLGSLIQCFEWERVGDIKVDMSEGKGLTMPKAVPLEAMCKARPILSKVS
- the LOC101305403 gene encoding isoflavone 2'-hydroxylase-like, which translates into the protein MLSTKKEVMDGLFICTSLSLFFILLIIIKFIFRTKQHLPPSPLTLPIIGHLHLLTPLPHRIFQQLSQKYGPVVSLWFGSRRVVVVSSSSVAEECFTRNDLVLANRPRFILIGKHVGYNYTTVVVSPYGDHWRNLRRIGATEIYSPSRLNMFSSTRKDEVKRLLFKLSHNSRKDFTKVDLRSMLSEMAFNIIMTMVAGKRYYGDGVSDNEEAKEFRDILSKIFLYAGATNPSDFMPILKWFGGGGFEKKLMELGKRNDAFLQGLIDEQNLSKTTSDQSKASTMIHHLLSLQESEPKYYTDEIIKGHILVMLMAGTDSSSLTIEWAMSNLLNHPEVLKRARAELDAEFGQEHLIDEPYIFKLPYLQSIISETLRLYPTAPLLMPHYSSDDCTIGGFDVPRDTMVMINAWAIHRDPKLWDDPESFKPERFANGGEEPYKLMPFGQGRRACPGIALAQRVVGLGLGSMIQCFEWERVGDMKVDMSEGEGLTMPKAVPLEAMCKARPLVDKVLF
- the LOC101306677 gene encoding probable receptor-like protein kinase At2g23200-like; amino-acid sequence: MALVSSKESDRWNLFPFEEEDDVTQKWVTAIQTLLSLFRIHVHILLLFLLLFSNLHSLSFADNYYINCGSDANVSLTTGQNFVAESKSGSSFSKSNAIADTNQLSASLSALYQTARASSDPFYYEFKVTVGTYLVRLHFLAFFSTSSNLSAAVFDVLDSTKFTLLNNFSAKSSTSSPLIKEFFLRIDSTESFRLYFTPRASSLAFVNAIEFFAVPPDFTNFIPENFTSNNSPLQTIYRVNVGGPSNNDTLWRSWETDDTYLLDPNSAKETSKGILSRNNVGKFDGFVFSNVSVAPDWVYLTAKAMNINASRPANSSNITWSLRVRANARHIVRAHFCDIVGSAPGNVIFNLYSNGNIRKEVGRAPLSSVPFYYDFVVNSSASELINISIRPRNDSAEPNAFLNGLEILEIMEGKGSIPHVEVPKKNIVAVVVGSVLGGLSLICILVAGFVFRLRQRKAEKQVETSDWSPMPANGGSSYSKVTERTITGSPMNLMNLGLKISFAEIQSATHNFDTKFLIGKGGFGNVYKGTLFNGTKVAVKRAYKRDEQGSGSGQGLPEFQTEIMVLSKIRHRHLVSLIGYCDERCEMILVYEFMEKGTLRDHLYESNFPRLTWKQRLEICTGAARGLHYLHTGAAGGIIHRDVKSTNILLDENHVAKVADFGLSKSGPLDETHVSTNVKGTFGYLDPEYMMSEQLTEKSDVYSFGVVLLEVLCGRPAIDPTLPREQMNLADWGMLCKKKGLLEQIVDSPLKSQIDPSSLRKFGETAEKCLQEDASDRPTMADVLWDLEYALQLQQTTKLKEAYEDSTTIDASSAAFGLPIVQRFPSLGSTINGDDMRDNELDTTENEIFSQLKIGDAR